One Panulirus ornatus isolate Po-2019 chromosome 62, ASM3632096v1, whole genome shotgun sequence DNA window includes the following coding sequences:
- the LOC139767577 gene encoding uncharacterized protein, translating to MTDVCQLYSTLPQREMGSKGRVVVSGDGGRVPSDGREEIWLKKTGKEEEEFLSPSVGSEPSHPGTDGDIEALGSNANEDIEALGSNANEDIEALGLNANEDIEALGSSTDEDIGPDGSNVPANPRNDNDPCKTSGGHGLPSSYDFAKDDEAKERLRAELEKLRQEKIAKGIKRRIIRAAGGTMDEDRVKVLVTWVGRTEGVKHVKKAMKELLRTARAILPPGGATYTICEDYDTYQKGGLYPVLHLSEESATISKFLNGNHYLEPDGLGPDNMLDQGMFEEVASVSPPLEGVGTTNTVLAVSAFKSIEPSPNAKLIKEWKQWTGARAFLQDIMMAGLQCHKIRFLVKVAPFDEPGGFYYILLTEVAIHEPSNEGMIVDILQRFRVERWSGYNTIYRKAEFA from the exons ATGACGGATGTTTGTCAACTTTATTCCACCCTGCCTCAGAGGGAGATGGGATCAAAGGGAAGGGTTGTCGTGAGTGGCGATGGAGGGAGAGTTCCGAGTGACGGGAGAGAGGAGATCTGGCTCAAAAAGacagggaaagaagaggaggagttcCTATCACCCAGCGTCGGATCTGAGCCTAGCCATCCTGGCACAGACGGGGACATAGAGGCACTTGGGTCGAACGCAAACGAAGACATAGAGGCACTTGGGTCGAACGCAAACGAAGACATAGAGGCACTTGGGTTGAACGCAAACGAAGACATAGAGGCACTTGGGTCGAGCACAGATGAAGACATAGGACCAGATGGGTCAAACGTTCCGGCAAACCCCCGAAACGACAATGACCCTTGCAAGACCTCTGGTGGCCACGGCCTCCCCAGCTCGTACGACTTTGCTAAGGACGACGAGGCGAAGGAGAGGCTGCGGGCGGAGCTCGAAAAGCTAAGACAAGAGAAAATCGCTAAAGGAATCAAAAGGAGGATCATCAGAGCTGCTGG AGGGACGATGGACGAGGACCGGGTGAAGGTCTTGGTGACGTGGGTGGGGAGAACGGAAGGGGTGAAGCACGTCAAGAAGGCTATGAAGGAGTTGCTGAGGACTGCTAGGGCCATCTTGCCCCCAGGTGGCGCCACGTACACCATCTGTGAAGATTACGACACGTATCAGAAGGGAG gTCTGTACCCGGTGCTCCACCTCAGCGAAGAGTCGGCCACCATTTCGAAGTTTCTCAACGGGAATCATTACCTGGAGCCAGATGGTCTTGGTCCTGATAACATGTTGGACCAAG gGATGTTTGAAGAAGTGGCAAGTGTCAGTCCGCCTCTGGAAGGAGTGGGGACCACAAACACCGTGCTGGCTGTGTCTGCCTTCAAGAGCATCGAACCTTCGCCCAACGCCAAGCTCATCAAGGAGTGGAAG cagtGGACGGGGGCGCGAGCCTTCCTACAAGACATCATGATGGCAGGTCTTCAGTGTCATAAGATCCGGTTTCTGGTCAAGGTGGCGCCCTTCGACGAGCCTGGCGGATTTTACTACATCCTCCTGACGGAG GTGGCCATCCACGAACCCAGCAACGAAGGCATGATCGTTGACATCCTTCAGAGATTTCGGGTCGAGCGCTGGTCCGGATACAACACCATCTACCGCAAGGCCGAGTTCGCCTAA